One Nitrosomonas sp. PY1 DNA window includes the following coding sequences:
- a CDS encoding tetratricopeptide repeat protein: MPPSRPEIFISATTRDLGTCRQLIKEVLLTLGCTPVEQTNFPPEAGSVHAMLRKRITDCHAVIHVAGEVYGHEPQQRSAGEPRRSYTQMEYDIAQELAKPVYVFICNEGFPYDAPSLEGEAQKTLQRLHREKLRGLDALYETVTSREQLEKRIYALPIRTEQLIKVLEATQQERDEAKSRIQQTADYKILKEKLEMAKRNAAKLPGDPDFIQELRQAEKNLENFTQGIIKLAEEINTMPINSDRGKKARTYFEQRDYQAARDILNEKEMDVEMQALLRKKELLKQQEEENQAQLDDLAADYLLKAKLTAFDYQLNEQRIPQTRQYFERALALGRTPERLFAYAHFLQENNQFSDSEALYQEALNAYRALAKSNPAVYLPDVATTLNNLGALVADDSSRRNEAEKHHHEALNIRRELAKANPAVYLPDVAMTLNNLGLLVADDSSRRDEAEKLYQEALNTYHALAKSNPAVYLPNVANTLNNLGLLVADDSSRRDEAEKLYHEALNTYRALAKSNPAVYLPDVATTLNNLGILVADDSSRRDEAEKLYQEALNICRELAKTNPAVYLPDVAMTLNNLGILVQADSSRYDEAEKLYQEALNIRRELAKTNPAVYLPDVAMTLNNLGNLVQADSSRRDEVEKLYQEALNICRELAKTNPAVYLPYVATTLNNLGVLVKADSSRRDEAEKLYHEALNIRRELAKTNPAVYLPYVATTLNNLGNLVADDSSRRDEAEKLYHEALNIRRELAKTNPAVYLPNVAMTLYNLGILVADDSSRYTEAEKLYQETLNRAYPVVSQAHYR; this comes from the coding sequence ATGCCCCCTTCACGCCCGGAAATCTTCATCAGCGCAACCACCCGCGATCTCGGAACCTGCCGACAACTCATCAAAGAAGTGTTGTTGACCTTAGGCTGCACCCCTGTGGAGCAAACCAATTTTCCACCTGAGGCAGGTTCGGTGCATGCCATGCTGCGCAAGCGAATTACCGATTGCCATGCTGTCATTCATGTGGCGGGCGAAGTCTATGGCCATGAACCGCAGCAGCGATCAGCGGGTGAGCCTCGGCGCAGTTACACGCAAATGGAATATGACATTGCGCAGGAATTGGCCAAACCCGTCTATGTTTTCATCTGCAACGAAGGATTTCCTTACGATGCTCCCTCCCTTGAGGGTGAAGCGCAAAAGACTCTTCAACGGTTACACCGCGAAAAGCTCCGCGGGCTTGATGCACTTTATGAAACGGTTACCTCACGTGAACAGTTGGAGAAACGTATTTATGCTTTGCCAATACGTACCGAGCAACTCATCAAAGTGTTAGAAGCAACGCAACAAGAGCGAGATGAAGCAAAATCACGCATCCAGCAAACTGCGGATTATAAAATTCTAAAAGAAAAGCTGGAAATGGCTAAAAGGAATGCCGCAAAGCTTCCAGGAGATCCGGATTTTATTCAGGAACTTCGGCAAGCTGAAAAGAATCTAGAAAATTTTACGCAAGGCATCATTAAACTCGCTGAAGAAATCAACACAATGCCGATCAATAGCGATCGAGGCAAAAAAGCTAGAACATACTTTGAACAGAGAGACTATCAGGCCGCTCGCGACATTCTGAATGAAAAGGAAATGGATGTTGAAATGCAGGCACTTTTAAGAAAAAAGGAGCTTTTAAAACAACAAGAGGAAGAAAACCAAGCACAATTGGATGATTTGGCTGCCGATTACCTTCTAAAAGCCAAACTTACTGCGTTTGACTACCAATTGAATGAACAGCGCATACCTCAAACGCGCCAGTATTTTGAAAGGGCGTTAGCGCTTGGCAGAACACCGGAGCGGTTGTTTGCTTATGCTCACTTTTTACAAGAGAATAATCAATTTTCAGATTCAGAAGCGCTTTACCAGGAAGCTTTAAACGCATACCGTGCACTGGCCAAATCCAATCCAGCGGTGTATCTGCCGGATGTAGCAACGACGCTCAATAATCTGGGCGCATTGGTAGCAGACGACAGTAGCAGGCGCAATGAAGCCGAGAAACACCACCACGAAGCTTTAAATATTCGCCGCGAACTGGCCAAGGCCAATCCGGCGGTGTATCTGCCGGATGTGGCGATGACGCTCAATAATCTGGGATTATTAGTAGCAGATGACAGTAGCAGGCGCGATGAAGCCGAAAAGCTCTACCAAGAAGCTTTAAACACATACCATGCACTGGCCAAATCCAATCCGGCGGTGTATCTGCCTAATGTAGCGAATACGCTCAATAATCTGGGATTATTAGTAGCAGATGACAGTAGCAGGCGCGATGAAGCCGAAAAGCTCTACCACGAAGCTTTAAACACATACCGTGCACTAGCCAAATCCAATCCGGCGGTGTATCTGCCGGATGTAGCAACGACGCTCAATAATCTGGGTATTCTGGTAGCAGATGACAGTAGCAGGCGCGATGAAGCCGAAAAGCTCTACCAAGAAGCTTTAAACATCTGCCGCGAGCTAGCAAAAACCAATCCAGCGGTGTATCTGCCGGATGTGGCGATGACGCTCAATAATCTGGGTATTCTGGTTCAAGCTGACAGTAGCAGATACGATGAAGCCGAAAAGCTCTACCAAGAAGCTTTAAACATCCGCCGCGAGCTAGCAAAAACCAATCCAGCGGTGTATCTGCCGGATGTGGCGATGACGCTCAATAATCTGGGTAATCTGGTTCAAGCTGACAGTAGCAGGCGCGATGAAGTCGAAAAGCTCTACCAAGAAGCTTTAAACATCTGCCGCGAGCTAGCAAAAACCAATCCAGCGGTGTATCTGCCGTATGTAGCAACGACGCTCAATAATCTGGGTGTTCTGGTTAAAGCTGACAGTAGCAGGCGCGATGAAGCCGAAAAGCTCTACCACGAAGCTTTAAACATCCGCCGCGAGCTAGCAAAAACCAATCCGGCGGTGTATCTGCCGTATGTAGCAACGACGCTCAATAATCTGGGTAATCTGGTAGCAGATGACAGTAGCAGGCGCGATGAAGCCGAAAAGCTCTACCACGAAGCTTTAAACATCCGCCGCGAGCTAGCAAAAACCAATCCGGCGGTGTATCTGCCGAATGTGGCGATGACGCTCTATAATCTAGGAATATTGGTAGCAGATGACAGTAGCAGGTACACTGAAGCGGAGAAACTTTATCAGGAAACTTTAAACCGTGCTTATCCGGTTGTCTCCCAAGCCCACTACCGGTAG
- a CDS encoding IS1595 family transposase, with translation MVIDVLERDDLPFPRSLPDFQRLFPNEAACAAYLERARWSDGFVCDYCGTLGEPYRFANRPSVCRCRHCNRDTSLTAGTVMERTHTPLSVWFWAAYLVASQTPGMSAAQFQRQLGLSRYETAFQILHKLRVGMVRPDQDRIGGNPFDAVEADETYVGGRTRGKGRGVHDMVLVAGAVEVKQRKHGGSLNKRRTGRYAGRVRLAVVPDRSAKSLGGFIERVVTPGATIITDDWSGYAALEKRGYLHTAVAERGDMQVAETFLPIIHLVFSNLKTWLRGIHHGVSPQHLQAYLNEFTFRFNRRFYPFNAFRSLLGIAGDVTAPTYAELYTKKSRPTTTSSYLGS, from the coding sequence ATGGTTATCGACGTGCTTGAGCGAGACGATTTGCCGTTCCCTCGCTCGCTTCCTGATTTTCAGCGACTGTTCCCGAACGAAGCGGCCTGCGCGGCCTATCTTGAGCGCGCCCGATGGAGCGACGGATTCGTTTGTGACTACTGCGGCACACTCGGAGAGCCTTATCGCTTCGCCAATCGCCCCAGCGTTTGTCGGTGCCGTCACTGCAACCGAGACACGAGCCTCACTGCGGGCACCGTCATGGAACGCACCCACACACCTCTCTCCGTATGGTTCTGGGCAGCCTACTTGGTTGCCAGCCAAACACCCGGTATGTCTGCTGCCCAATTCCAGCGGCAACTCGGGCTGTCGCGTTATGAGACTGCTTTCCAGATTCTCCACAAACTGCGGGTCGGCATGGTGCGTCCCGACCAAGATCGGATTGGTGGCAACCCCTTCGATGCCGTCGAGGCCGATGAAACCTACGTCGGAGGACGTACTCGCGGCAAGGGTCGAGGCGTTCACGACATGGTTCTCGTCGCCGGTGCGGTCGAGGTTAAACAGCGCAAGCACGGTGGCAGCCTCAATAAGCGGAGGACTGGGCGTTACGCCGGACGTGTTCGGCTCGCTGTGGTGCCAGACCGCAGTGCCAAATCGTTGGGCGGTTTCATTGAGCGCGTCGTTACGCCAGGCGCCACCATCATTACCGATGACTGGAGCGGCTACGCGGCGCTTGAAAAGCGAGGGTATCTTCATACCGCCGTTGCGGAACGTGGCGACATGCAAGTTGCCGAAACTTTTCTGCCCATCATTCACCTCGTGTTCTCCAATCTCAAAACATGGTTACGTGGCATTCACCACGGCGTCAGCCCGCAACACCTGCAAGCCTATCTCAACGAATTCACGTTTCGATTCAACCGCCGTTTCTACCCTTTCAACGCATTCCGTTCCCTGCTTGGCATTGCTGGTGATGTCACTGCGCCGACGTATGCTGAACTTTATACAAAAAAATCACGGCCCACTACTACATCTAGCTACCTTGGGAGTTAA
- a CDS encoding sulfotransferase domain-containing protein yields MQDLPQYIHIYQNHHFDSTRWDYFESREDDIVITTSYKAGTTWAQAIVAHLLFPDGNFPAPPAQMSPWLDMRIVPLEVVLNNLKSQQHRRFIKTHLPLDGLPYNEKIKYLYVARDARDVFMSLWNHYTGMNDEMFMLLNALPGRVGDELPQPSGDIHAFWRNWMTRGSFVWETDGWPYWSHLANVQSWWNFRHLPNIQLFHYADMLADTEREVRRIAAFLEIDVPEQAWDGIIKAISFSEMKRQGELYAPGGGRFWKGGAKTFMHKGTNNRWRDTLSDEELALYDAACKRTLTADCRQWLENGGTV; encoded by the coding sequence ATGCAAGACTTGCCGCAGTACATACACATCTATCAGAACCATCACTTCGACAGTACGCGTTGGGATTATTTCGAATCGCGCGAAGATGATATCGTCATTACGACATCGTACAAGGCAGGGACAACCTGGGCGCAAGCAATCGTTGCGCATTTACTGTTTCCGGATGGGAATTTTCCGGCTCCACCCGCGCAAATGTCTCCGTGGCTGGATATGCGGATTGTTCCGCTCGAAGTGGTTCTGAATAATTTGAAGTCGCAGCAACACCGCCGCTTTATCAAGACGCATTTGCCGCTCGATGGCCTGCCCTATAATGAAAAGATCAAATACCTCTATGTTGCCCGTGATGCCCGCGATGTTTTCATGTCGTTGTGGAATCACTACACCGGTATGAATGACGAAATGTTTATGCTGCTGAATGCGTTGCCTGGGCGAGTGGGAGACGAACTTCCGCAGCCATCGGGCGATATTCATGCCTTCTGGCGGAATTGGATGACCCGTGGTTCGTTCGTGTGGGAAACCGACGGTTGGCCATATTGGTCACATCTTGCGAATGTTCAATCTTGGTGGAATTTTCGCCACCTGCCTAACATTCAGTTGTTTCACTATGCCGATATGCTCGCGGATACCGAACGCGAAGTTCGCCGCATCGCCGCATTTTTAGAAATTGACGTACCGGAGCAAGCCTGGGATGGCATCATCAAAGCGATTTCCTTTTCGGAAATGAAACGCCAAGGAGAACTGTATGCACCGGGGGGAGGGCGGTTCTGGAAAGGAGGCGCGAAAACTTTTATGCACAAGGGAACCAACAACCGTTGGCGCGATACACTCTCCGATGAAGAACTGGCGCTCTATGACGCTGCTTGTAAGCGCACATTGACCGCAGATTGCCGTCAATGGCTCGAGAATGGTGGAACGGTCTGA
- the cysS gene encoding cysteine--tRNA ligase, whose product MLKIFNSIAREKQEFVPLVPGKVKIYVCGMTVYDYCHLGHARVLVVFDMVIRWLKISGFEVNYVRNITDVDDKIIKRAQENQESIEALTDRYIQAMNQDAAALGVLQPTHEPRATAYIESMIRMISTLVEKNLAYHASNGDVYYSVHDFPNYGKLSGKSLEDLRAGERVGIDSNKKDPLDFVLWKSAKPDEPFWDSPWGRGRPGWHIECSAMSGQLLGAQFDIHGGGQDLQFPHHENEIAQSEGAHDHPFVNYWMHNGFVRVDNEKMSKSLGNFFTVREILNYYQPEVVRFFILRAHYRSPLNYSDQHLKDTKLALDRLYTALKEVDFTNNHSSAVDWNNTYAERFRAAMEDDFNTPEAIAVLFELTSEINKSGTKELAALLKSLGGLLGLLQQHPQDYLQSRPSGNDSNVLTEDEIAQLIRERVSARAESRYSDADNVRKQLLAKGIVLEDSAQGTTWRRI is encoded by the coding sequence ATGCTCAAAATTTTCAACTCAATTGCTCGAGAAAAACAGGAATTTGTTCCATTGGTACCGGGAAAAGTAAAAATTTATGTTTGCGGTATGACCGTATACGACTATTGTCATCTGGGGCATGCGAGGGTTCTAGTCGTATTCGATATGGTCATTCGCTGGCTAAAAATCAGCGGATTTGAGGTGAACTATGTTCGTAATATCACGGATGTGGACGACAAGATTATTAAGCGTGCGCAAGAAAACCAGGAATCAATCGAAGCCTTGACGGATCGCTATATCCAAGCCATGAACCAGGATGCAGCCGCGTTAGGTGTGTTGCAACCTACACATGAACCCCGTGCGACTGCTTATATTGAATCTATGATTCGTATGATCAGCACCTTGGTCGAGAAAAATTTGGCTTATCACGCATCCAATGGCGACGTATATTATTCAGTCCATGATTTCCCCAATTACGGTAAATTGTCCGGAAAATCACTGGAGGATTTACGTGCAGGAGAGCGGGTTGGAATCGACTCCAATAAAAAAGATCCGTTGGATTTTGTTCTATGGAAATCAGCCAAACCTGACGAACCTTTTTGGGATTCGCCGTGGGGAAGAGGAAGGCCGGGGTGGCATATTGAATGCTCGGCGATGAGCGGTCAACTGTTGGGTGCTCAGTTCGATATTCATGGAGGCGGTCAAGATTTGCAATTTCCGCATCATGAGAATGAAATCGCGCAGAGCGAAGGAGCACATGATCATCCCTTTGTAAATTACTGGATGCATAACGGTTTTGTACGTGTTGACAATGAAAAAATGTCAAAGTCGTTGGGGAATTTCTTTACCGTTCGGGAAATTCTTAATTACTATCAACCAGAAGTCGTGCGTTTTTTTATATTGCGCGCGCATTACCGCAGTCCGTTGAATTATTCCGATCAGCACTTAAAAGACACCAAGCTGGCTTTGGATCGTTTGTATACAGCACTCAAAGAAGTTGATTTTACTAATAACCATTCATCGGCGGTCGACTGGAATAATACTTATGCTGAAAGATTCAGAGCTGCGATGGAAGATGATTTCAATACACCGGAAGCGATAGCGGTATTGTTTGAATTGACCAGTGAAATCAATAAAAGTGGCACGAAGGAACTGGCAGCTTTATTAAAATCGCTAGGTGGCTTGTTAGGATTGTTACAGCAGCACCCGCAAGATTACCTGCAAAGTAGACCATCTGGCAATGACTCAAATGTATTAACCGAAGATGAGATTGCACAATTAATCCGTGAGCGTGTTTCTGCACGCGCAGAGAGCCGTTATTCCGATGCGGATAACGTTCGTAAGCAACTGCTTGCCAAAGGGATTGTCTTGGAGGATAGCGCACAAGGCACCACGTGGAGGCGCATATAG
- a CDS encoding peptidylprolyl isomerase, with amino-acid sequence MYNRVSLFVLLFSFLFLSSNGHAENTTVEIKTNLGNIVIELDSDKAPKTVANFLQYVDDGFYKNTIFHRVIPNFMVQGGGFDADLNQKPTRPPIPIESDTGLKNDIGTIAMARTADPNSATAQFFINVAKNDFLNFKAPNASGYGYAVFGKVTKGMDVVNKIASIPTGPSGPFSRDVPKTGIIIQDIARISNPEKTHQ; translated from the coding sequence ATGTATAACCGCGTTAGTCTGTTTGTATTGCTTTTCTCTTTTCTGTTCTTATCATCAAATGGTCATGCAGAAAATACCACTGTAGAAATAAAAACCAACTTGGGAAATATCGTCATTGAACTTGATTCCGACAAAGCACCCAAAACAGTAGCGAATTTCTTACAATATGTAGACGATGGTTTTTACAAAAATACAATTTTTCATCGTGTTATTCCAAACTTCATGGTGCAAGGCGGCGGTTTTGATGCCGATCTGAATCAAAAACCTACACGCCCGCCAATACCGATCGAATCCGATACCGGTTTAAAAAATGACATCGGAACGATAGCTATGGCACGCACTGCTGATCCCAATTCAGCGACGGCACAATTTTTCATTAACGTTGCCAAAAATGATTTTTTGAATTTCAAAGCACCTAATGCCAGTGGTTATGGCTATGCGGTCTTTGGTAAAGTGACCAAGGGTATGGATGTGGTGAATAAAATCGCCTCGATACCGACAGGTCCTTCTGGTCCATTTTCAAGAGATGTTCCTAAAACCGGTATTATCATTCAGGATATCGCTCGTATCTCGAATCCAGAAAAAACTCATCAATAA
- a CDS encoding peptidylprolyl isomerase, giving the protein MVKLHTNFGIITLELDQEKAPITVENFLRYVNSGFYDNTIFHRVIDDFMIQGGGLESNMKQKNTQSPIQNEAANGLKNDAYTIAMARTTDVHSATSQFFINVTNNGFLNYQSATPQGFGYCVFGKVVEGQDVVDKIKKVKTGDAAGHQNVPVEDVVIEKAEVV; this is encoded by the coding sequence ATGGTCAAACTACATACTAACTTTGGCATTATCACTCTGGAATTAGATCAAGAAAAAGCCCCCATAACCGTGGAAAATTTCTTGCGTTATGTCAATAGCGGGTTTTACGATAATACGATATTTCACCGCGTCATCGACGACTTCATGATTCAAGGCGGTGGATTAGAATCCAATATGAAACAAAAAAACACGCAATCACCGATTCAAAATGAAGCAGCGAATGGCCTAAAAAATGACGCTTACACTATCGCCATGGCAAGAACTACCGATGTTCATTCAGCTACCTCGCAATTTTTTATCAATGTAACCAATAACGGTTTTTTAAACTACCAATCTGCAACACCGCAAGGCTTTGGCTATTGCGTTTTTGGCAAAGTTGTTGAAGGCCAGGATGTCGTCGATAAAATCAAAAAAGTAAAGACGGGAGACGCTGCCGGACATCAGAACGTACCGGTTGAAGATGTCGTTATCGAAAAAGCAGAAGTCGTATAA
- a CDS encoding 2-hydroxyacid dehydrogenase: protein MKVAVFGAKSYDRKYLDQANSEFNHELTYFDAHLNTAIAPLAKGFKAVCVFVNDEIDESCLRKLSDLGIAIIALRCAGFNNVDLGIAASLNITVVRVPEYSPHGVAEHAVALILGLNRKIYRAYNRVRENNFLLEGLLGFNLNAKTIGVIGTGKIGSVFCKIMSGFGCTVLAYDPYPNERCATYGVKYADLESLLKQSDVISLHCPLTPETYHLIDDKRLACMKPNVMLINTSRGALIDTVAVIKHLKSGKIGYLGLDVYEEEGDLFFEDVSDKILEDDIFARLLTFPNVLITGHQAFFTITALENIAMTTLSNLTDLEQGKHCLNKVSDQFIQTARKK, encoded by the coding sequence ATGAAGGTTGCAGTATTTGGAGCTAAGTCTTATGACCGAAAATACTTGGATCAAGCCAATAGCGAATTTAATCATGAGTTGACTTATTTCGATGCGCACCTGAATACGGCGATAGCGCCGCTGGCAAAAGGATTCAAAGCAGTTTGTGTTTTTGTGAATGATGAGATCGACGAGAGTTGCCTTAGAAAATTATCGGATTTGGGAATAGCCATCATTGCGCTTCGTTGCGCTGGCTTTAATAATGTAGACCTGGGTATTGCTGCTTCACTGAATATTACGGTGGTTCGAGTTCCGGAATATTCGCCACATGGTGTGGCAGAACATGCCGTTGCGTTGATACTGGGCTTAAATAGGAAAATTTATCGCGCATATAATCGGGTAAGAGAGAATAATTTCCTACTAGAAGGTTTGCTGGGTTTTAATCTGAATGCCAAAACAATTGGAGTCATTGGCACGGGGAAAATTGGCTCGGTTTTTTGTAAAATCATGTCTGGTTTTGGTTGCACGGTGCTCGCTTATGATCCTTACCCCAATGAGCGGTGTGCGACATACGGCGTTAAATATGCCGATTTAGAGAGTCTCCTGAAACAATCCGATGTTATTAGTTTGCACTGCCCGCTGACACCCGAAACCTATCATTTAATTGATGACAAGAGATTGGCGTGTATGAAACCAAACGTTATGCTGATTAATACGAGCAGAGGTGCGCTTATTGATACTGTAGCGGTAATAAAGCATTTGAAGTCCGGAAAAATTGGATACTTGGGGCTTGATGTGTATGAAGAAGAAGGCGACTTATTTTTTGAAGATGTTTCAGACAAAATTCTAGAGGATGATATTTTTGCGCGGTTATTAACATTTCCAAATGTTCTGATCACTGGACATCAAGCTTTTTTTACCATCACCGCTTTAGAAAATATTGCAATGACAACACTATCGAATCTTACGGACCTTGAGCAAGGCAAACATTGTCTCAATAAGGTTTCTGACCAATTCATACAGACAGCTCGGAAAAAATAA
- a CDS encoding cytochrome c: protein MPWLHTVTLLLGFYLISDINLALATDPVDLGRSIYEKGIGRDGREIGAVIHKSISLKGAAIACIGCHGSDARGGGEAFVQAPDIRWLNLSKPYPARRIAASSMSYDQSSFSKVLRTGLTATDRRLDPIMPRFDLADDEINGLIVYLGTIDQPEHTEQNRLIILGLLPKSGQNTLADALDSKLKNCPTTENGSPITAIDMLYFDTPEDAMIKLNNRLSKNMNALVLAPFLLGWEQQYVEAMQHNNVPTVLPFSVLNPPDESNWVFPFPGLESQILALLKSAKAEGYMQLRIYSEPKNSLSTKLAAVAAKMASTYGMLEIINNSEAIYQKNKIAILWLKQFDTDQINQNSLKDELALIPAIFIKPSLAIGNFQGDSLQKKYIAYPYNPKIAGSSVWRTPIDVWAGAVCKFLSLVGEKSISRNKLPEILQWENDFFLYDKPGLDLLSNQVFIYKGIKYLQ from the coding sequence GTGCCGTGGCTACACACTGTTACGCTTTTGCTTGGTTTCTACTTAATTAGTGATATCAATCTTGCATTGGCAACCGATCCGGTAGATCTGGGGCGTTCAATTTATGAAAAAGGGATCGGACGAGACGGTAGAGAAATAGGTGCAGTGATACATAAAAGTATTTCCTTGAAAGGTGCTGCAATTGCGTGTATCGGTTGTCATGGAAGCGATGCGCGCGGTGGTGGAGAAGCATTTGTTCAGGCGCCTGATATTCGTTGGTTGAATCTGAGCAAACCCTATCCAGCAAGACGTATAGCTGCTTCCAGCATGTCCTACGATCAATCAAGTTTTTCTAAAGTACTGCGAACGGGTTTAACAGCTACTGACAGAAGATTGGATCCGATAATGCCTCGTTTTGATTTGGCAGACGACGAAATAAATGGCTTAATCGTTTATCTTGGTACTATTGATCAACCAGAACATACAGAACAAAACCGGTTGATTATTTTGGGTCTGCTTCCAAAATCAGGACAGAATACACTCGCCGATGCATTGGATTCAAAGCTTAAAAATTGTCCTACAACAGAAAATGGTTCTCCAATTACGGCCATCGATATGCTTTATTTCGATACGCCGGAAGATGCAATGATTAAGTTGAATAACCGTTTGTCAAAAAATATGAATGCATTGGTTCTCGCACCTTTCTTACTAGGTTGGGAGCAACAATATGTCGAAGCAATGCAACACAATAACGTACCGACAGTTCTACCATTCTCGGTGTTAAATCCACCCGATGAAAGTAACTGGGTGTTTCCCTTCCCAGGTCTTGAGTCTCAAATACTGGCTTTGTTAAAATCTGCTAAAGCAGAAGGCTATATGCAATTACGTATTTATTCTGAACCGAAAAATTCCCTTAGTACAAAGCTTGCTGCTGTTGCTGCTAAAATGGCTAGTACTTATGGGATGCTAGAGATAATTAATAATTCAGAGGCGATCTATCAGAAAAATAAAATTGCCATTTTATGGCTAAAGCAGTTTGATACTGATCAAATTAACCAGAACTCACTAAAGGATGAATTAGCGCTTATACCAGCGATATTTATCAAACCAAGTCTGGCAATTGGCAACTTCCAAGGGGACTCTCTGCAAAAAAAATATATAGCCTATCCATATAATCCTAAAATTGCTGGAAGTAGTGTGTGGCGGACACCGATTGATGTTTGGGCAGGTGCGGTTTGTAAGTTTTTATCATTGGTTGGTGAAAAATCTATCAGTCGCAATAAATTGCCAGAAATTTTGCAATGGGAAAATGATTTTTTTTTATATGACAAGCCTGGTCTTGATTTGTTGTCTAATCAAGTATTTATTTATAAGGGTATAAAATACTTGCAATAA
- a CDS encoding SCO family protein, whose protein sequence is MMKIITLSMLLGLIDLVSTTIQASTVDAQTENRLERARTYFGDDLLIDQHGASHRFVSDLLSHHVVLINVIFTNCRDACPIQTQKMQVVRRQLGKHFGTQIAFLSLSVDPKRDSPVALKAFAEKQQANIPGWWFLTADEVTMTKILSRLNQWTGNPSNHSTMLIAGHARNAHWIKLRPDSPPERIVADLLRLAGE, encoded by the coding sequence ATGATGAAAATAATAACGCTATCAATGCTGTTGGGATTGATTGATCTGGTATCGACAACCATTCAAGCCTCGACTGTTGATGCGCAGACGGAGAATCGATTGGAACGTGCGCGTACTTATTTTGGCGATGATCTTTTAATTGACCAGCATGGCGCGTCACATCGATTTGTCAGCGATTTACTGAGCCATCATGTGGTATTGATCAATGTCATTTTTACGAATTGCCGAGATGCCTGCCCAATACAAACACAAAAAATGCAAGTTGTTCGTAGGCAATTGGGAAAGCATTTCGGTACTCAGATTGCTTTCTTGTCGTTATCTGTGGATCCCAAACGGGATAGTCCAGTAGCATTAAAGGCTTTTGCGGAGAAGCAACAAGCAAATATTCCTGGATGGTGGTTTCTCACAGCGGATGAAGTAACCATGACAAAAATTTTGAGTCGCCTCAATCAGTGGACTGGCAATCCAAGCAATCATAGTACTATGTTAATTGCTGGCCACGCACGTAACGCCCACTGGATTAAATTGCGACCGGATTCGCCACCTGAGCGTATCGTGGCTGATTTACTTCGTTTGGCTGGGGAGTAA
- a CDS encoding SCO family protein — MFAKLSVILIALIATTLWAQPSENSKKPEKINTAHRTHLVLPNIIVLDDQNQEHRFLDLLQSQVALVNFVFTSCVTICPVLSATMQAIEKQLQDQLGKGVILVSISVDPAKDTPDKLRAYAKKFNAGQYWYWLTGRPSEVNQLLKAFGMPTGRPEDHPPIILVGNVDTDNWLRWIGIPLPENIIEAINILAKDNLGK, encoded by the coding sequence ATGTTTGCAAAGCTTAGCGTTATCTTGATTGCCTTGATAGCAACTACGCTATGGGCGCAGCCATCCGAGAACTCAAAAAAACCAGAAAAAATAAACACCGCACATCGAACGCATCTTGTTTTGCCTAACATTATCGTTTTGGATGATCAGAATCAAGAACATCGGTTTCTGGATTTGTTACAAAGTCAAGTTGCACTTGTGAATTTTGTTTTTACTTCCTGCGTGACGATTTGCCCGGTACTCAGTGCCACTATGCAAGCTATTGAAAAGCAATTGCAGGATCAATTGGGGAAAGGCGTTATTTTGGTTTCTATTTCTGTCGATCCCGCGAAGGATACGCCGGATAAATTACGCGCATACGCGAAGAAATTTAATGCGGGGCAATATTGGTATTGGTTGACCGGAAGACCATCCGAAGTTAATCAGCTATTGAAAGCGTTTGGGATGCCAACCGGACGTCCCGAAGATCATCCACCAATTATTCTGGTCGGTAATGTTGATACTGATAATTGGTTACGCTGGATTGGTATTCCATTGCCGGAAAATATCATTGAAGCAATTAATATACTTGCTAAAGATAATTTGGGGAAATGA